The following are from one region of the Mustela lutreola isolate mMusLut2 chromosome 7, mMusLut2.pri, whole genome shotgun sequence genome:
- the MAX gene encoding protein max isoform X3, with protein sequence MSDNDDIEVESDEEQPRFQSAADKRAHHNALERKRRDHIKDSFHSLRDSVPSLQGEKSVHWRRRGRVPNCRPTTPPQTTASTPTPRAAPSLPSMEARTPARSRSPKSPKAGRSSGWRPAKLRGAGQQYKLSVSSTAPPFFQFVPRTLTTI encoded by the exons ATGAGCGATAACGATGACATCGAGGTGGAGAGCGAC GAAGAGCAACCGAGGTTTCAATCTGCG GCTGACAAACGGGCTCATCATAATGCACTGGAACGAAAACGTAGGGACCACATCAAAGACAGCTTTCACAGtttgcgggactcagtcccatcACTCCAAGGAGAGAAG TCCGTGCACTGGAGAAGGCGAGGTCGAGTGCCCAACTGCAGACCAACTACCCCTCCTCAGACAACAGCCTCTACACCAACGCCAAGGGCAGCACCATCTCTGCCTTCGATGGAGGCTCGGACTCCAGCTCGGAGTCGGAGCCCGAAGAGCCCCAAAGCAGGAAGAAGCTCCGGATGGAGGCCAGCTAAGCTCCGCGGGGCAGGCCAGCAATACAAACTGTCTGTCTCCTCCACCGCCCCGCCCTTCTTTCAGTTCGTTCCCAGAACCCTCACAACCatttaa
- the MAX gene encoding protein max isoform X4, protein MSDNDDIEVESDADKRAHHNALERKRRDHIKDSFHSLRDSVPSLQGEKSVHWRRRGRVPNCRPTTPPQTTASTPTPRAAPSLPSMEARTPARSRSPKSPKAGRSSGWRPAKLRGAGQQYKLSVSSTAPPFFQFVPRTLTTI, encoded by the exons ATGAGCGATAACGATGACATCGAGGTGGAGAGCGAC GCTGACAAACGGGCTCATCATAATGCACTGGAACGAAAACGTAGGGACCACATCAAAGACAGCTTTCACAGtttgcgggactcagtcccatcACTCCAAGGAGAGAAG TCCGTGCACTGGAGAAGGCGAGGTCGAGTGCCCAACTGCAGACCAACTACCCCTCCTCAGACAACAGCCTCTACACCAACGCCAAGGGCAGCACCATCTCTGCCTTCGATGGAGGCTCGGACTCCAGCTCGGAGTCGGAGCCCGAAGAGCCCCAAAGCAGGAAGAAGCTCCGGATGGAGGCCAGCTAAGCTCCGCGGGGCAGGCCAGCAATACAAACTGTCTGTCTCCTCCACCGCCCCGCCCTTCTTTCAGTTCGTTCCCAGAACCCTCACAACCatttaa
- the MAX gene encoding protein max isoform X5 has translation MTSSGRMLSWSSKGKARADQVLCSWGIHFSSSLMEDASKRKFRALEKARSSAQLQTNYPSSDNSLYTNAKGSTISAFDGGSDSSSESEPEEPQSRKKLRMEAS, from the exons ATGACCTCAAGCGGCAGAATGCTCTCCTGGAGCAGCAAG GGGAAAGCGAGAGCTGATCAAGTTCTTTGTTCCTGGGGAATtcacttctcttcctccctcatgGAAGATGCAAGTAAAAGGAAAT TCCGTGCACTGGAGAAGGCGAGGTCGAGTGCCCAACTGCAGACCAACTACCCCTCCTCAGACAACAGCCTCTACACCAACGCCAAGGGCAGCACCATCTCTGCCTTCGATGGAGGCTCGGACTCCAGCTCGGAGTCGGAGCCCGAAGAGCCCCAAAGCAGGAAGAAGCTCCGGATGGAGGCCAGCTAA
- the MAX gene encoding protein max isoform X1, producing MSDNDDIEVESDEEQPRFQSAADKRAHHNALERKRRDHIKDSFHSLRDSVPSLQGEKASRAQILDKATEYIQYMRRKNHTHQQDIDDLKRQNALLEQQVRALEKARSSAQLQTNYPSSDNSLYTNAKGSTISAFDGGSDSSSESEPEEPQSRKKLRMEAS from the exons ATGAGCGATAACGATGACATCGAGGTGGAGAGCGAC GAAGAGCAACCGAGGTTTCAATCTGCG GCTGACAAACGGGCTCATCATAATGCACTGGAACGAAAACGTAGGGACCACATCAAAGACAGCTTTCACAGtttgcgggactcagtcccatcACTCCAAGGAGAGAAG GCATCCCGGGCCCAAATCCTAGACAAAGCCACAGAGTATATCCAGTATATGCGAAggaaaaaccacacacaccagcAAGATATTGATGACCTCAAGCGGCAGAATGCTCTCCTGGAGCAGCAAG TCCGTGCACTGGAGAAGGCGAGGTCGAGTGCCCAACTGCAGACCAACTACCCCTCCTCAGACAACAGCCTCTACACCAACGCCAAGGGCAGCACCATCTCTGCCTTCGATGGAGGCTCGGACTCCAGCTCGGAGTCGGAGCCCGAAGAGCCCCAAAGCAGGAAGAAGCTCCGGATGGAGGCCAGCTAA
- the MAX gene encoding protein max isoform X2 yields MSDNDDIEVESDADKRAHHNALERKRRDHIKDSFHSLRDSVPSLQGEKASRAQILDKATEYIQYMRRKNHTHQQDIDDLKRQNALLEQQVRALEKARSSAQLQTNYPSSDNSLYTNAKGSTISAFDGGSDSSSESEPEEPQSRKKLRMEAS; encoded by the exons ATGAGCGATAACGATGACATCGAGGTGGAGAGCGAC GCTGACAAACGGGCTCATCATAATGCACTGGAACGAAAACGTAGGGACCACATCAAAGACAGCTTTCACAGtttgcgggactcagtcccatcACTCCAAGGAGAGAAG GCATCCCGGGCCCAAATCCTAGACAAAGCCACAGAGTATATCCAGTATATGCGAAggaaaaaccacacacaccagcAAGATATTGATGACCTCAAGCGGCAGAATGCTCTCCTGGAGCAGCAAG TCCGTGCACTGGAGAAGGCGAGGTCGAGTGCCCAACTGCAGACCAACTACCCCTCCTCAGACAACAGCCTCTACACCAACGCCAAGGGCAGCACCATCTCTGCCTTCGATGGAGGCTCGGACTCCAGCTCGGAGTCGGAGCCCGAAGAGCCCCAAAGCAGGAAGAAGCTCCGGATGGAGGCCAGCTAA